One window of the Runella slithyformis DSM 19594 genome contains the following:
- the rimK gene encoding 30S ribosomal protein S6--L-glutamate ligase — protein MKIAILSTNPKLYSTKRLAEAIRTHGHQAVVINHALCHVMIEEEKPVILYRSKIIEGIDAIIPRIGASLTDYGCAVVRQFEMMKVFTTVKSQAIMRSRNKLRSLQILSKAGVQIPKTVFANQTKDIDKLIGLVGGPPVIIKLLEGTQGVGVMLAESEMAAKSTIEAFYGLKTNVLVQEYIAESGGADIRAFVVGNKVVAAMKRQGKPTEFRSNLHRGGRATAITLTPQEEKAALQAAKALGLRVAGVDMIQSNRGPMIMEVNSSPGLEGIEKITGVNVAALIVAFIEDKIPADENDTIGV, from the coding sequence TATACTCTACTAAACGATTGGCGGAGGCCATTCGTACCCATGGACATCAGGCGGTTGTGATCAATCACGCGTTGTGTCATGTAATGATCGAAGAAGAAAAACCGGTCATCCTTTACAGAAGCAAAATTATTGAAGGCATTGATGCCATTATTCCTCGCATAGGTGCTTCACTGACTGACTATGGATGCGCAGTAGTGCGGCAATTTGAAATGATGAAGGTTTTTACGACGGTCAAATCACAGGCTATCATGCGTTCCAGAAATAAACTGCGGAGCCTGCAGATCCTTTCAAAAGCCGGCGTACAAATTCCTAAAACCGTTTTTGCCAATCAGACCAAAGACATTGATAAGCTCATTGGTTTAGTAGGCGGCCCGCCGGTCATCATTAAGTTATTGGAAGGTACGCAGGGGGTGGGAGTGATGTTGGCCGAATCAGAGATGGCAGCTAAATCGACCATTGAGGCATTTTATGGCTTAAAAACTAATGTGTTGGTCCAGGAATACATTGCCGAGTCGGGCGGGGCGGATATTAGGGCCTTTGTGGTTGGCAACAAAGTTGTGGCCGCCATGAAACGTCAGGGAAAGCCGACCGAGTTTCGGTCCAATCTCCATCGGGGCGGACGTGCCACAGCCATCACGCTTACGCCGCAGGAGGAAAAAGCCGCTCTTCAGGCTGCAAAAGCGTTGGGGCTGCGCGTAGCGGGGGTGGATATGATTCAGTCGAATCGAGGCCCGATGATCATGGAAGTAAACTCTTCGCCGGGGCTGGAAGGAATTGAGAAAATTACGGGAGTCAATGTTGCCGCACTGATTGTGGCCTTTATTGAAGATAAAATTCCCGCTGACGAAAACGACACAATTGGCGTTTAA
- a CDS encoding NUDIX hydrolase, translating to MLDKASYSTQPKCLVALDSIIFGFDGALLKILLVKRSPNQHSDTWSLMGGWLNPNENLEQSAERILFELTGLKGVYLEQLYTFGDIDRDPIDRTVSVAYFALINIEQYDSKISQAHYAHWFPVSEMPDALLFDHRQMIDLAIQKLRYKAALHPLGFELLPDKFTIPQLQKLYEAIFQTTFDKRNFSRKILSTHLLVKLKEKQKSSKKGAYLYEVNKEKYQTFSNSFLNFVANPEF from the coding sequence ATGCTGGATAAAGCATCTTATAGTACCCAACCGAAATGCCTTGTGGCACTTGATTCCATAATTTTTGGTTTTGATGGTGCTCTTTTAAAAATTCTTTTGGTAAAACGCAGCCCGAATCAGCACAGTGATACATGGTCGCTGATGGGGGGCTGGTTGAATCCCAACGAAAATCTGGAACAATCAGCCGAACGTATATTGTTTGAATTAACGGGGTTGAAAGGTGTATACCTGGAGCAGCTCTATACTTTCGGCGATATTGACCGCGACCCCATTGATCGTACCGTTTCGGTAGCGTATTTTGCCCTTATCAACATTGAGCAATATGATTCCAAGATTTCGCAGGCCCATTATGCACATTGGTTCCCGGTGAGTGAAATGCCGGACGCATTGCTCTTTGATCACCGACAAATGATTGATCTGGCCATTCAAAAACTGCGCTATAAAGCTGCTTTGCATCCGCTTGGCTTTGAACTGCTGCCCGATAAATTTACCATTCCGCAATTACAAAAACTCTACGAAGCGATTTTTCAGACCACCTTCGACAAACGTAATTTCAGCCGTAAGATCCTCTCTACACACCTGCTCGTGAAGCTGAAGGAAAAGCAGAAGTCATCCAAAAAAGGGGCCTATCTGTATGAGGTCAACAAAGAAAAATACCAAACTTTCAGTAACTCTTTTCTAAACTTTGTTGCTAATCCTGAATTTTAG